AGGAACAACTGAACAAAAATTCTATAAATCAGTGCTTCCTACAAAATAATAGGCACATTCTATTTCATACAATTCAAAAAAAAAGCGTAGCCTTTGACAGCTACGCTTTTGAATCGTTATTTTGCTTCAATTAATCCATATTTTCCATCTTTGCGGCCATATACGATATTTGTTTCGTTTGTATCTGCATTTGTGAAGACGAAGAAGTTATGACCTAACATATCCATTTGTAAAATCGCCTCTTCAACGTCCATTGGTTTTAAGTCAAATCGTTTTGTACGTACAAGTTCTAATTCATCTTCCTGTACTTCTTCTTGACCTAACTGATCCGGAAGAATAAAGGCAGTTTTAGCAGAACCTTTTTCACGTAACTTACGATTTACTTTTGTTTTATGCTTACGAATTTGACGCTCAATTTTATCAACTACTAAGTCAATTGCAGCGTACATATCGCTATGAGTTTCTTCGGCGCGAAGTAATAAGTCTGTAAATGG
The window above is part of the Bacillus cytotoxicus NVH 391-98 genome. Proteins encoded here:
- the hpf gene encoding ribosome hibernation-promoting factor, HPF/YfiA family translates to MKFNIRGENIEVTPALKEYVEKKLSKIERYFDTFPEVKVNLKVYSDKQRVEVTIPFTDLLLRAEETHSDMYAAIDLVVDKIERQIRKHKTKVNRKLREKGSAKTAFILPDQLGQEEVQEDELELVRTKRFDLKPMDVEEAILQMDMLGHNFFVFTNADTNETNIVYGRKDGKYGLIEAK